The Rhodamnia argentea isolate NSW1041297 chromosome 7, ASM2092103v1, whole genome shotgun sequence genome contains the following window.
atcgattaaatttcggcaCGGTTTGTGTTTTTATAATACTATCAAATTCAAGCGGTAAATTCTCCTGTTTGCATGGATATTTCCTGTCCGGAGTCGCCAAAGAcctattcttttatttttggatttgcCCATTCAAAATACATGCAACTACAGTTAACGGAAGTCTCTAACTCCATAGAAACAAATACACACCAACTCAAATATTGAGGTAGTTGGTACTAAATTGATTCTTACATGCAGACTTCGAGAAGCCATCTTATTAAAATACAGACAAACCTAAACAATTATAAGAGACCTAAAATGGCGTgattaaaatcctaaacctCACCTAATTGACTACAAATCATTGAATCACGAGAGGCATTCACACGCAATCCGGCAGCGAAGGACGAAGCGCCGCAAATTTTCTCCGCGTAAAGCATGTAATCCGCCGAAATTACGCCAAAGTACAAAACCTACATCGAAGAGCCTCGATTTGAGTGTGCGAGCGGGACAAGACGATTAGAAACGTCATGTTTGAGATAACTCATTGCAACTTCTAGATCGACTTGGATTATGCATTGGGGACCTTTGCTGTTGAGTAAGCTCGCATAGTTCTTTTCAATGAGCAGGCGTTGATGATCTCAACTTATCCAGGGTCACATGGAGGACTCTTGATGTTTTTGGGGTCCTGCTGTgagatttttgtttttactcTCTCCTTGCTCAATGATTAGAGGAATATGCGGTAATTTTTGCACTTGTTAATTCTGAAATTGCTGGGAGGAGCGGTGACACCGAGAAGCAAAGCTTTGAGTTGATCTTGacctcctctattttttttatgttgggtCATCTTGCTTTTGCCCTTTGGCTTTTCTTGAATCCgaaaggtcaaatttcgatacaAATAGAGTAGTTGTTCCATTTTTCGACGTAATAGTATTCATGGCGACGAGATGCGACGATAGGATCGGGCACAGTGAGTGAGATTTCTTGTTTGCGACAACCTAAACAGAAATGTTTGTAGCCAAACTGGAACAACAACAAAAGGGAAGAGAAGCCGTGCATAGTGGGGAACATAACAAAAACATGTCTTCGCGCTTTGAATAATAGGAAGAATTATTCTAGATGTTCACATTTTGTGAAGAGTTCGAATGTTTTTTCCATGtctaattttataaatttctgAAAAACTTTACATATGTCACattaaatgtaaaattttcGGTGACAATAAGAGCGAAAAATTAATAGGCACGACTATGTGAGTACGCAAAACACACGTCTCACGAATGCGCAAGACACGCAAACATTTTGTTACTATTCTCTCAATAGCTAATAAATTAATGAGTTTTATTAAACTAATTGATTATATTTTTATGTTAAGCTAATTTATTAGAACTCAGTTATTGGTTTCTCCAACAATTAGGTTGGAGCCCAACCTGAAAGactggttttattttttctggcAAAGCCTACAATAATGATGGTGGACCTCTTTGGTTAATCGACTGCGAGGCCCATAAGCGGTATGGGGGCAATGAGTAGGTTAGGTTACCAAAGTTAAATGGATCTCGACTCATCACAAGCTTAACAAGAAAGTATATCGTTTGAAATACTTTGATTAGAGCAAACTGCCCATCATTTTTTGGTTATGCTTTCTTGTGTTTATGGAATATTTCCAAACTAGTAGCAACCACGTAAAGTGTTAGCGAAGCATGCCAATCTAATTGATAGTCTAATACTAATGTCCAACTTGAATTATATCTAAAATGATCATACTATTGCGTGGTATGGAAAAACATAATATGATTGCGAGGTTTCTCAGCTAATTTTATGCGCCACTTAATTTcaacttaattagaaaattacacTCGATTTCTGTGCACATCTTGCAGTTTTCTATTTGGGGATGCTTATAGAAATTGTACAATAcgaattgattggattgacaCATCAGTATCAATATGATCagcttgattaatgaaaacaccAAATTGGGAGCTACTTAAATTGCACAATGACTAAACTGAACACAAGGAGCAAAAGTTTAAGAATCAAATTAATATTTATCCAAGAAATTGGTTTCGGGGTCTTTAATCATGTAGCCTACCAaatgacccccaaaaaaaaaaaaaaattcatgtagcCCAtaacatttttatgttttttatttttagtttccGGGTGAAGTCCTGGACATTTCGAGCACCATCTTTTGCCCATGTCATACTTCGTCACTCTCCAGCACCTTCTAGCGACCCAAGTCCTCTACTTTTCCCACCTATATAAATACGCTCAGACCTTCCTAGACGTTTCACCGACTCATAGACCATTTTCCGTCCAAAAACACACAAACCCTTATTAAGCTTGGCTTCTTCTTCCGATCACCGACAAGATCATGAAGCGTGTCGACAACAGGAAAGATACCACGACGCTCCCCGTCGTGACCCGTGACGAGGAAGGCAAGAAGAGGGTGGagaaggtggaggtggaggctCACAGCGTGGACACCCTCAAGCACATCGAGAGGAAGCTGATGGACAAGGGCGTGCAGCGGATGGAGCGCCATCCTGCCGACGGCCTTGGCGGCATCAGCCGCCTGCCGCCCAAGTCCGGCCACGGCGGCAAGTACACGTGGGAGGGGCCAGAGGACCCGGCAGAGAGCGAGCTGGCTCCGACGCCGCCGGCCATCGATGAGAGGGACCCGAACTACGTGGACGAGGAAGCGGAGGAGAAGGCGACGCGAGGGGAGGACGGGGAGGTGGCCGAGCTGGTGGTGGGGGAGGTGGAGGTGCCCAAGGCTCGCGAGGTTGGGGTGGCTAGGGTCGACGTTGATTCTCGCTTGCAGGTGGACCAACATGAGGATTGAGAATGAGCCTATAGCTGCCATTAGAGACTGGGATTGTATATGTTTTAACAATTAACGTTAACATTCTCCACTAATCCCATCTTATGTTCTTAAGTAATGTCTTTGGGATTCCTCTTATGATGTAATGTTTCATTTTGCTAGTGTCTTCGATTGGCACGAGGATATTGGATTTGCTTTTGCTGTGTCCAAAACAGGCCAATCGTTATCCgagagaaaattgaaagtttcagCATAGTATAAAAGGTTATCTCCAtgtcattgttttcttttagaTGAATTACTCTGGTGAGATATAATATTTATCTAGGGTATAAAAAGTAACTTTAATGGTTAAAATTTGTgtatgaaaaaaattttaatattataatttttttcgacTCGTTCAAGTATTAagttggataaaaaataaagtaCTTAAGTTttaaattgaagaaatttcaaTCAGATAAATTATATGGGTTTTTTAAAGTATTCACTTTGCGTTGTTTTCTATACTTGAAActaagctaaaaataaaaaaattaattaaatataaaaataagctaaaaattattttttaatacaagctcaatataaattttattaaatgtaaaaataggttaaaagagagagaaaggctaGAGAACCGCACCAGTCCCGCTGTCTATTCACAATCTTGCTAGCGAAGGTGGGGCGGCGGCTGCCTTCACCGCCTATTCTtcaccctttctttttttttcttttttagcttattcttaaatattttgtttgaacttttagctttttcatttttattgctgattgggCTTAGGCGAGCCATGTTGGCTTCTTATTTTAATCGAATAATATTATGTCGGATTTTCGTTCAAATAGATCGGAACTGAaatttaaatgattgtttttcagAAAGGTTAGTATctacattatttgaaaaaaaaatattttgacattaaaatgaGTGTCGAAGATAAGTTGTGGCATTTCTGATGACTTTTTGTCCATATTAATGATATGAAAAATGTACTCTCATTCAACGTGTCTTGTCAGATTATATATTAATatcacatttttcatttgaattttgcaTGTTACGATATCCAAATTTTACTTTTACAAGGAGCTGATGACGGAATCCAAGTTCTTCTTTAGAAGATATGTTTTAATCTCCCATATCGTATTAGATGTTATAACAAAAGTAattttgttataaatatattaatcataGGTGGATACTTCACatttcaccattttctcttccaatgtatgttacaaatacattgatatacattgatgtacattgatatggattgatgttgcacctttcacattccatgagcggtttttcctctcccaatgtaatataccctctagcctataaatagaggcttttgtaaacttgttgatgCAATTaaaaagagttaacatttgctccccacttctctcttatctcttctctcatatttcaagttggttttatgtttctgagttgattccaaagatcgtCGTTTACTTTTACAATACGTTATCAGCACGAACCGGTTAGAATCTTGGATATCACTCGAGGTAACTCATCTTTACCTCTTCATTATCTAACatctctacattttctttttaagtatgtCAAACATTACCAAGAGAGAGTTTGCAACGTTAGATATTACCGGAAGTAATTATCTAACATGGGTTTTTGCTGTGAATATACACTTAACATCATTAGATCTTAGTCGATCTATTCTCTCGGAATCTAATAATACCTCGGCCCAGAAGGCTAAGACTCTTATCTTCATTCGCCACCATTTACATGAAGATTTAAAGGCCAAGTATCTAACCGAGGAGGACCCTGCAATTCTATGGCAATCCCCGAAGGTTCgctttgatcatcaacaagaagtggTCCTTCCTCATGCCAAGTTTCAATGGATCAATTTACGCTTTCGGGACTTTAAGTCCGTAGCAGAATATAATTCTGCTATTCAGCAAATTGTATCATAATTAAGACTCTGTGGCCAGCAGATCACGCAGACCGAATTGTTggaaaaaacattatctacATTCCATGCCAATAACCTTGTACTCCAGTAGCAATATAGGGCAAAGAATTATTCAAAGCATTCAGAATTAATTTCTGCACTACTTGTAGCGTAAAAGCACAACCAGTTGTtgatgcaaaatcataattccCGTTTTACTGAATCCGCACTTGTGCCTGAAGCACATGTCGCACAtcataaaaacaagagtcaccggcattggaagggcaaagggcgtaacttgaaaaatcaacCTTATAAGAGCCGAGATAGAGGTTCACAAGGACCTAAACGTGttccacaaagaaaagaaggtccaGAAGTACCTAACCAGGTCGGTGCCaatatttgtcataaatgtgGTTCTACAGGCCATTGGTCTCGCACTTGTCTCACCCCAAAGCACCTGGTTGACCTCTATCAAAGGGaacaagatgagagaaaaaggaaagccaATGTTGCAACCAAGCCCTTTATGGAGGATAAAGAATCATCTTTTgacaatacatcttttgatattaatcattttttggatttagattaagcaatatatataagtttatatttattcacatgtattctcttagtttttgaataatattcacatttaatattataatttcatttcttattcttttatgttAGTTATCAATGATGCTGAGAAATTATCTCGAGGAGAACAATGGTATTCTTTGTCTTGTAGACAGTGGTACTACACATACTATCCTCCAAGAGAGGAAGTTCTTTGaggcattaaaaaaatgcgaagggAATATTACCACTATTTCGGGCGATAGTAACATAATTACAAGCTCCGGAAGAGCTCGTGTAATATTACCAATGGGcacagaaatttttattaatgatgctttattttgTCCACGATCTAAAAGGAACCTACTCAGCTTTAAAGATATTCGTTCCAATGGGTTTCACATTGAAACCGAGACCGAAGGTGGTAAAGAATACTTGTATCTAACTCAGATGGGTGGATACGTAaaacaaattatggaaaagttaccatcattctcctccgagttatattatacttacataaatGTGAGTAATAAACATGTTGCGATGAACCCGAAGTTCATAAACTCACAAGGTTTTCAATTATGGCATGACCGTTTAGGTCACCCCGGGTCGAATATGATGCGccgaatattaacacattcagtTGGACATGCATTAACAAATCGTGGGCTCCCTTCACCTACTGATTATGTATGTGATTTGTGCGCTGaaggtaaattaattatacggcCATCTCATACTAAAGTAAGGGTGGAATCTCCTAcatttttgcatagaattcaAGGAGATATATGTGGGCCTATCCACCTTGCATGTGGACCTTTCGGGTACTTCATAGTCCCGATTGATGCTTCAACGCGATGGACATACGTTGACCCGTTGTCAACACGTAATATGGCTTTTGTAAAATTACTCACTCAGCTAATTAAATTACGTGCATAATTCCCC
Protein-coding sequences here:
- the LOC115743569 gene encoding uncharacterized protein LOC115743569, translating into MKRVDNRKDTTTLPVVTRDEEGKKRVEKVEVEAHSVDTLKHIERKLMDKGVQRMERHPADGLGGISRLPPKSGHGGKYTWEGPEDPAESELAPTPPAIDERDPNYVDEEAEEKATRGEDGEVAELVVGEVEVPKAREVGVARVDVDSRLQVDQHED